From Camelina sativa cultivar DH55 chromosome 20, Cs, whole genome shotgun sequence, the proteins below share one genomic window:
- the LOC104770566 gene encoding thionin, which translates to MEGKTLILSVLIISFVMAEIQVEAKSCCPNTTARNCYNACRLVGTTSRETCAKICGCKIIKGTICPPGYIHDILENSGDAVNEYCKLGCASSVCGTLTTLQNFDASEIVNGAVVQCTDACSKLCTKGSSNEVGTA; encoded by the exons ATGGAAGGCAAAACTTTGATTCTAAGTGTGCTCATAATAAGTTTTGTCATGGCAGAGATTCAAGTCGAGGCAAAGAGTTGCTGCCCGAACACAACTGCTAGAAACTGTTACAATGCATGCCGTCTTGTTGGAACTACTTCTAGGGAAACTTGTGCAAAAATTTGTGGATGCAAAATTATTAAGGGGACAATATGTCCTCCAGGATATATACATGACATTCTTGAAAACTCTG gtGATGCTGTCAACGAATATTGCAAGCTGGGTTGTGCATCCTCTGTGTGTGGTACCTTAACTACTCTCCAGAATTTCG ATGCAAGTGAAATTGTGAATGGAGCAGTTGTACAATGCACCGACGCATGTTCTAAGTTATGTACCAAGGGATCATCCAATGAAGTTGGAACTGCCTAA